From the genome of Paraburkholderia flava, one region includes:
- a CDS encoding Lrp/AsnC family transcriptional regulator, whose protein sequence is MALDRLDVQILNLLQEDAALPLRTLAARVHSSVATCQRRIEQLKTDGVLLRQVAIVDRLKVGRALTAFVSVELDRQNDALLRAFEKKMAVEPDVMACYEVSGEFDFMLIVNSTSMDAYHAFTRRVFSSNNNVRNFKSNFAMNCSKFETKIALDEP, encoded by the coding sequence ATGGCGCTTGATCGCCTCGATGTGCAGATACTGAACCTGCTACAGGAAGATGCGGCGCTGCCGCTGCGCACGCTCGCGGCGCGCGTGCATAGCTCGGTCGCGACGTGCCAGCGACGCATCGAGCAACTGAAGACCGACGGCGTACTGCTGCGCCAGGTGGCGATCGTCGACCGGCTGAAAGTGGGCCGTGCACTGACCGCGTTCGTGTCGGTCGAACTCGACCGGCAGAACGATGCGTTGCTGCGCGCATTCGAAAAGAAGATGGCAGTCGAGCCCGACGTGATGGCGTGCTACGAAGTGTCCGGTGAATTCGATTTCATGCTGATCGTCAATTCGACTTCGATGGATGCGTATCACGCGTTCACGCGACGCGTGTTTTCATCGAACAACAATGTGCGCAACTTCAAGAGCAACTTCGCGATGAACTGCTCGAAATTCGAAACGAAGATCGCACTCGATGAACCGTGA